A stretch of the Paenibacillus dendritiformis genome encodes the following:
- the lanKC gene encoding class III lanthionine synthetase LanKC: MEGNMLYHQYLKPNSEYYEKMSATVKAYEVNEIPDTYAVISDNDSVWKHYHVKGLTLPEQGWKIHVTATLEDSQGVLEKVSRLCIDRKIDFKHLKDRNSFLEMNSKNANRASSGKFITIYPLNNESFVDLLELISSTVRDFQKGPYILNDKRWKNSNVFYRYGGFKSIINEHGEHCIRDNQGNLIKDQRTPFYQVPDFVKDFDDYLNTINNDLETKADGNLEKYEIETALTYSNAGGVYLATRKKDNMKVIIKEARPKAGLDGVGQDALSRQKIEYDALKKLKDVPGVVNLIEYFQEWEHCFLVEEFIEGQDLRQWMARDFPFIKDSDRLRDHAEKVKKILLQLFSLIHNIHKNGVAMGDLQPSNVMVTEDLTVRIIDFETAMPVSSEDNPSMATTGFVSREMKVSGARDWFGLKKIILFLALPVLSSEDLEGYLQSNHFNWIKENYGDSFYRFIVDLQEKCNKRINDYQKYTPKEINLCDQPSDFNISSIIDKLIKGIENNLTNDERFINGDIRQFMMSGAKFNFLTGGSGAAFTLTKKQSKTVEVDQWIQSFLLDNLDRIEDNGLLTGKTGILALLYEKGYKEVVFNEMKVLKDNINETNISLRSGLSGIGLFVISLYLETENKEYLQFAKEIEELIECNRVKGEPLRVSDWMAVNIGAIDGLSGVALFYSALYSATNNKKYLKKAELLLKEDLESTKKDDASGVLQTLDKRNRLLPYLSGGSIGIAISIWFLNHVSGQDLYKEEMDAILKLSKICCTISGSLFDGAGSFLLIPSMVERSKKREKMVSEVLELLNIFLIEKNGYYVYPGQFSFRLADDVYTGSSGIILALMGVVKDNPLYWLPLINSDQFLERTKAKVLAVSGEQV, translated from the coding sequence ATGGAAGGAAATATGCTTTACCATCAGTACTTGAAACCAAATTCAGAATATTACGAAAAAATGAGCGCGACAGTAAAGGCATATGAAGTGAATGAGATTCCTGATACATATGCTGTTATTTCAGACAATGACTCCGTTTGGAAGCACTATCATGTTAAGGGATTAACACTACCAGAGCAAGGATGGAAAATTCATGTAACTGCGACATTAGAAGATTCACAGGGTGTGCTAGAAAAGGTTTCTCGGTTATGTATAGATAGAAAAATTGACTTCAAGCACCTTAAGGATAGAAACAGTTTTCTTGAGATGAATTCGAAAAATGCTAATCGTGCTTCTTCTGGGAAATTTATAACAATATACCCTCTTAATAATGAAAGCTTTGTTGACTTGTTAGAATTGATTTCTTCAACAGTCCGGGATTTTCAAAAAGGACCTTATATTCTTAATGATAAGAGATGGAAAAATAGCAATGTCTTTTATAGATATGGAGGATTTAAAAGTATAATTAATGAACATGGTGAACATTGTATTAGAGATAATCAAGGAAATTTAATTAAGGATCAAAGAACTCCTTTTTACCAAGTTCCTGACTTTGTAAAGGATTTCGATGATTATCTGAATACCATTAATAATGACTTGGAAACGAAAGCGGATGGCAATTTAGAGAAATATGAGATTGAAACGGCACTGACCTATAGTAATGCTGGTGGGGTATACCTTGCGACTCGAAAGAAAGATAATATGAAAGTGATTATCAAGGAAGCCAGACCAAAGGCAGGTTTAGATGGGGTAGGTCAAGATGCCTTATCTAGGCAAAAAATCGAGTATGATGCTTTGAAAAAACTTAAAGATGTACCCGGTGTTGTGAATTTGATAGAGTATTTCCAAGAATGGGAACATTGTTTTTTAGTAGAGGAATTCATAGAGGGGCAAGACTTAAGGCAATGGATGGCCCGAGATTTTCCATTCATTAAAGACAGTGATCGTTTGCGTGATCACGCTGAAAAAGTTAAAAAGATACTGTTACAACTTTTCTCACTAATACATAATATACATAAAAATGGAGTGGCGATGGGTGATTTGCAACCATCAAATGTAATGGTAACCGAGGACTTAACCGTTAGGATAATAGATTTTGAAACTGCGATGCCCGTAAGCTCTGAAGACAACCCTAGTATGGCTACGACTGGATTTGTTTCGCGGGAAATGAAAGTCAGTGGTGCGAGAGATTGGTTCGGATTAAAGAAAATTATACTCTTTTTGGCACTTCCAGTCCTTTCCTCAGAAGATTTAGAGGGGTATCTACAATCTAACCATTTTAATTGGATAAAAGAAAACTATGGAGATTCATTTTATCGTTTCATTGTAGATTTACAAGAAAAATGCAATAAGAGAATAAATGACTACCAAAAGTATACCCCGAAAGAAATTAACCTCTGTGATCAGCCAAGTGACTTTAACATCTCTTCTATTATTGATAAGTTAATAAAAGGAATTGAAAATAATTTAACTAATGATGAAAGGTTCATTAACGGTGACATTCGTCAGTTCATGATGAGCGGGGCGAAGTTCAACTTTTTAACTGGCGGAAGTGGCGCAGCTTTTACACTTACTAAAAAACAATCTAAAACTGTAGAAGTAGATCAATGGATTCAAAGTTTTTTATTAGACAATTTAGATCGAATTGAAGACAATGGATTGCTGACTGGAAAGACAGGGATATTGGCTTTGCTTTATGAAAAAGGTTATAAAGAAGTTGTCTTCAATGAAATGAAGGTTTTAAAAGATAACATTAATGAAACTAATATTTCTTTACGCTCAGGTCTTTCAGGAATAGGTTTATTCGTAATTAGTTTATACCTGGAAACAGAGAACAAAGAATATTTACAATTTGCAAAAGAAATAGAAGAATTAATTGAATGTAACAGAGTTAAAGGTGAACCGTTAAGAGTTAGTGACTGGATGGCGGTTAATATAGGTGCGATTGATGGTTTATCCGGGGTAGCGCTGTTTTATTCAGCACTTTATTCAGCTACCAATAATAAAAAATATCTAAAAAAGGCTGAGTTATTACTAAAGGAAGATTTAGAATCAACAAAAAAAGATGATGCGAGTGGTGTGTTACAAACATTAGATAAGAGAAATCGCCTTTTGCCGTATCTTTCCGGAGGATCTATTGGAATTGCTATTTCAATTTGGTTTTTAAATCATGTGAGTGGACAAGACCTTTATAAAGAAGAGATGGATGCGATTTTAAAATTATCAAAGATTTGTTGTACAATTAGTGGAAGTTTATTTGATGGCGCAGGTAGTTTCCTTTTAATCCCTTCCATGGTGGAACGTAGTAAAAAACGCGAGAAAATGGTTAGTGAGGTCTTGGAGTTACTTAATATTTTTTTAATTGAGAAGAATGGTTATTATGTATATCCAGGACAATTTTCTTTTAGATTAGCCGATGATGTTTATACAGGGAGTTCAGGAATAATTTTAGCATTAATGGGGGTAGTCAAAGATAATCCACTCTATTGGTTACCATTGATCAATTCGGATCAATTTCTAGAAAGAACAAAGGCCAAGGTTCTAGCAGTAAGTGGTGAACAAGTGTAA
- a CDS encoding class III lanthipeptide, with amino-acid sequence MNTVLELQKLAHDTDGKGQAVDATPTTVTVTTVTTTVAGWSTQSQHHC; translated from the coding sequence ATGAACACAGTATTGGAATTGCAAAAATTAGCGCATGACACAGATGGTAAAGGGCAAGCAGTGGATGCAACACCAACAACAGTTACAGTGACAACAGTAACAACAACTGTTGCTGGTTGGTCGACACAAAGTCAGCATCACTGCTAA
- a CDS encoding class III lanthipeptide — MNAVLELQKLAHDTDGKGQAADATPILTTPTRWSTQSQHHC, encoded by the coding sequence ATGAATGCGGTATTGGAATTGCAAAAATTAGCGCATGACACAGATGGTAAAGGCCAAGCAGCGGATGCAACACCAATATTAACTACACCAACTCGTTGGTCGACACAAAGTCAGCATCACTGCTAA